One Setaria viridis chromosome 3, Setaria_viridis_v4.0, whole genome shotgun sequence DNA window includes the following coding sequences:
- the LOC117847736 gene encoding uncharacterized protein isoform X1, with translation MGLLEGLFGGDRHSHSRGRPNKASGSAEAAAMAADANGAIPPLSSAAAAVVRRCARIAGVPVDQLLRRFDAEEQAGQPVDYARSVVEYCSYVALRVETRRHDHLGDREFHSLTYDMMLAWEAPDEETDAMFQRTAFSVLRDEDDDDGGSIFYSSPTQMAIQVDGRRTVGPEAFAKIAPACPAIAHPITARNLFDALTNSTGGRLHFLIYHKYLKKLDQVLSSAKSISGGHRAPDLQLSDGEVILDIYGTATTKPVLQHIGTSTWPGRLTLTNHALYFEAIGVDFSYSEAVVYDLARDSKQSVRRESTGPWGAHLFDKAVMYKSNSTSEPVFFEFPQFKGHTRRDYWFAVIKEVLHAHKFIRKYRLGSFQKAEALSVATLGILRYRTVKEGFHILPAHFKTTLAFNLAEKLPKGDKILEAMYVQLKQHCPNFRGSQDFGQSSSDELMLADPFPLSAYSMVTMGLLTLKEEDNPEERDFAVRDVQIGGTSSMQMALERSVGYSGRVEAARATLDQVKVEDIDTNVAVLKELLYPLIEIGKRLLALAEWEEPFKSYVFLLCFLYMVYSGWIWFVFPGFLLGSTIFMLWNKHYGNMQSIGAFEITTPPPRRTVEQLLALQEAISQLEAHVQAGNIFLLKLRSLMFAAFPQSTNKVAVALVVAATAFTFMPLRTIVLLILLEVYTRQMPVRKKSSEKLVRRLREWWLRIPAAPVQLLKPQETRRWRSRLRSR, from the exons ATGGGTCTCCTTGAGGGGCTCTTTGGCGGCGACCGGCACAGCCACAGCAGGGGGAGGCCGAACAAGGCGAGCGGCAGCGCAGAGGCGGCCGCCATGGCGGCAGACGCGAACGGCGCCATCCCGCCCctctcgtccgccgccgccgccgttgtccGCCGATGCGCCAG GATCGCCGGCGTGCCGGTGGATCAGCTGCTCCGGCGGTTcgacgcggaggagcaggccggCCAGCCGGTGGACTACGCCAGGAGCGTCGTGGAGTACTGCTCCTACGTTGCCCTTCGCGTGGAGACCAGGCGCCATGACCACCTCGGCGACAGGGAGTTCCACTCGCTCACCTACGACATGATGCTCGCCTGGGAGGCGCCCGACGAGGAGACCGACGCCATGTTTCAG AGAACGGCTTTTAGTGTTCTCCGTGACGAGGATGACGATGACGGCGGATCCATTTTCTATTCAAGCCCAACGCAAATGGCCATTCAG GTCGATGGGAGGAGGACAGTTGGACCCGAGGCATTTGCCAAGATTGCTCCTGCCTGTCCTGCCATAGCACATCCCATCACCGCTCGTAACCTATTTGACGCGCTCACCAACTCAACCGGAGGACGGCTGCATTTCCTTATCTACCACAAGTACCTCAAAAAATTAGACCA GGTGCTCAGCTCTGCAAAAAGTATATCAGGGGGACACAGAGCTCCTGACCTTCAGCTCTCTGACGGCGAAGTAATCCTCGACATCTATGGTACTGCAACGACCAAGCCAGTTCTTCAGCATATCGGGACGTCCACATGGCCTG GAAGGCTCACACTGACGAATCACGCACTCTACTTTGAGGCTATTGGTGTTGATTTCTCATATAGCGAGGCTGTTGTGTATGATCTGGCAAGGGACTCGAAGCAGTCAGTAAGACGTGAGTCCACTGGGCCATGGGGTGCCCACCTCTTTGACAAAGCCGTCATGTACAAGTCTAACTCAAC AAGTGAACCCGTCTTCTTTGAATTCCCACAATTCAAAGGCCACACTCGCCGGGACTATTGGTTTGCAGTTATCAAAGAAGTGTTGCACGCACATAAGTTCATCAGGAAGTATAGGCTTGGTAGTTTCCAAAAGGCAGAGGCTCTCTCTGTGGCGACATTAGGGATTCTGAGGTACCGCACTGTAAAAGAGGGCTTCCACATACTGCCAGCACATTTTAAGACCACCCTTGCCTTCAACTTAGCAGAGAAACTACCCAAAGGGGACAAAATTTTGGAGGCAATGTACGTACAGCTCAAGCAGCATTGCCCAAACTTCAGAGGAAGCCAGGATTTTGGTCAGAGCAGTTCTGATGAATTGATGCTTGCTgaccccttccctctttctGCGTATAGTATGGTGACGATGGGTTTGTTGACACTAAAAGAAGAGGACAATCCTGAGGAAAGGGATTTCGCAGTGCGAGATGTGCAGATTGGAGGAACTAGCTCAATGCAGATGGCTCTAGAGCGATCGGTTGGGTATTCGGGCAGAGTGGAAGCAGCAAGGGCCACGCTTGATCAGGTCAAAGTGGAAGACATAGACACTAATGTAGCTGTTCTAAAG GAACTACTATATCCTTTGATTGAAATAGGCAAAAGGTTGCTTGCTTTGGCCGAGTGGGAAGAGCCCTTTAAATCTTATGTCTTCTTGTTATGTTTCCTCTACATGGTATACAG TGGGTGGATCTGGTTTGTGTTTCCCGGATTTTTGCTTGGCTCTACTATCTTCATGCTATGGAACAAACATTATGGCAACATGCAGTCGATAGGAGCATTTGAGATCACAACGCCTCCTCCTCGAAGAACCGTGGAACAACTACTGGCTCTACAAGAGGCCATCTCGCAGCTGGAAGCACACGTGCAGGCTGGGAACATTTTTCTCCTTAAGCTCCGGTCCCTCATGTTTGCAGCATTTCCTCAG AGCACCAACAAAGTTGCAGTTGCGCTGGTTGTTGCGGCTACGGCATTCACGTTCATGCCACTAAGAACCATCGTTCTGCTTATTCTTCTAGAAGTATACACGAGACAGATGCCagtgaggaagaagagcagcgAGAAACTAGTGAGAAGGTTAAGGGAGTGGTGGCTTCGGATTCCAGCTGCACCTGTGCAACTTCTAAAGCCGCAGGAAACCAGGAGATGGAGATCGAGGTTGAGATCAAGATGA
- the LOC117847736 gene encoding uncharacterized protein isoform X3 — MGLLEGLFGGDRHSHSRGRPNKASGSAEAAAMAADANGAIPPLSSAAAAVVRRCARIAGVPVDQLLRRFDAEEQAGQPVDYARSVVEYCSYVALRVETRRHDHLGDREFHSLTYDMMLAWEAPDEETDAMFQRTAFSVLRDEDDDDGGSIFYSSPTQMAIQVDGRRTVGPEAFAKIAPACPAIAHPITARNLFDALTNSTGGRLHFLIYHKYLKKLDQVLSSAKSISGGHRAPDLQLSDGEVILDIYGTATTKPVLQHIGTSTWPGRLTLTNHALYFEAIGVDFSYSEAVVYDLARDSKQSVRRESTGPWGAHLFDKAVMYKSNSTSEPVFFEFPQFKGHTRRDYWFAVIKEVLHAHKFIRKYRLGSFQKAEALSVATLGILRYRTVKEGFHILPAHFKTTLAFNLAEKLPKGDKILEAMYVQLKQHCPNFRGSQDFGQSSSDELMLADPFPLSAYSMVTMGLLTLKEEDNPEERDFAVRDVQIGGTSSMQMALERSVGYSGRVEAARATLDQVKVEDIDTNVAVLKELLYPLIEIGKRLLALAEWEEPFKSYVFLLCFLYMVYSGWIWFVFPGFLLGSTIFMLWNKHYGNMQSIGAFEITTPPPRRTVEQLLALQEAISQLEAHVQAGNIFLLKLRSLMFAAFPQKYTRDRCQ; from the exons ATGGGTCTCCTTGAGGGGCTCTTTGGCGGCGACCGGCACAGCCACAGCAGGGGGAGGCCGAACAAGGCGAGCGGCAGCGCAGAGGCGGCCGCCATGGCGGCAGACGCGAACGGCGCCATCCCGCCCctctcgtccgccgccgccgccgttgtccGCCGATGCGCCAG GATCGCCGGCGTGCCGGTGGATCAGCTGCTCCGGCGGTTcgacgcggaggagcaggccggCCAGCCGGTGGACTACGCCAGGAGCGTCGTGGAGTACTGCTCCTACGTTGCCCTTCGCGTGGAGACCAGGCGCCATGACCACCTCGGCGACAGGGAGTTCCACTCGCTCACCTACGACATGATGCTCGCCTGGGAGGCGCCCGACGAGGAGACCGACGCCATGTTTCAG AGAACGGCTTTTAGTGTTCTCCGTGACGAGGATGACGATGACGGCGGATCCATTTTCTATTCAAGCCCAACGCAAATGGCCATTCAG GTCGATGGGAGGAGGACAGTTGGACCCGAGGCATTTGCCAAGATTGCTCCTGCCTGTCCTGCCATAGCACATCCCATCACCGCTCGTAACCTATTTGACGCGCTCACCAACTCAACCGGAGGACGGCTGCATTTCCTTATCTACCACAAGTACCTCAAAAAATTAGACCA GGTGCTCAGCTCTGCAAAAAGTATATCAGGGGGACACAGAGCTCCTGACCTTCAGCTCTCTGACGGCGAAGTAATCCTCGACATCTATGGTACTGCAACGACCAAGCCAGTTCTTCAGCATATCGGGACGTCCACATGGCCTG GAAGGCTCACACTGACGAATCACGCACTCTACTTTGAGGCTATTGGTGTTGATTTCTCATATAGCGAGGCTGTTGTGTATGATCTGGCAAGGGACTCGAAGCAGTCAGTAAGACGTGAGTCCACTGGGCCATGGGGTGCCCACCTCTTTGACAAAGCCGTCATGTACAAGTCTAACTCAAC AAGTGAACCCGTCTTCTTTGAATTCCCACAATTCAAAGGCCACACTCGCCGGGACTATTGGTTTGCAGTTATCAAAGAAGTGTTGCACGCACATAAGTTCATCAGGAAGTATAGGCTTGGTAGTTTCCAAAAGGCAGAGGCTCTCTCTGTGGCGACATTAGGGATTCTGAGGTACCGCACTGTAAAAGAGGGCTTCCACATACTGCCAGCACATTTTAAGACCACCCTTGCCTTCAACTTAGCAGAGAAACTACCCAAAGGGGACAAAATTTTGGAGGCAATGTACGTACAGCTCAAGCAGCATTGCCCAAACTTCAGAGGAAGCCAGGATTTTGGTCAGAGCAGTTCTGATGAATTGATGCTTGCTgaccccttccctctttctGCGTATAGTATGGTGACGATGGGTTTGTTGACACTAAAAGAAGAGGACAATCCTGAGGAAAGGGATTTCGCAGTGCGAGATGTGCAGATTGGAGGAACTAGCTCAATGCAGATGGCTCTAGAGCGATCGGTTGGGTATTCGGGCAGAGTGGAAGCAGCAAGGGCCACGCTTGATCAGGTCAAAGTGGAAGACATAGACACTAATGTAGCTGTTCTAAAG GAACTACTATATCCTTTGATTGAAATAGGCAAAAGGTTGCTTGCTTTGGCCGAGTGGGAAGAGCCCTTTAAATCTTATGTCTTCTTGTTATGTTTCCTCTACATGGTATACAG TGGGTGGATCTGGTTTGTGTTTCCCGGATTTTTGCTTGGCTCTACTATCTTCATGCTATGGAACAAACATTATGGCAACATGCAGTCGATAGGAGCATTTGAGATCACAACGCCTCCTCCTCGAAGAACCGTGGAACAACTACTGGCTCTACAAGAGGCCATCTCGCAGCTGGAAGCACACGTGCAGGCTGGGAACATTTTTCTCCTTAAGCTCCGGTCCCTCATGTTTGCAGCATTTCCTCAG AAGTATACACGAGACAGATGCCagtga
- the LOC117847736 gene encoding uncharacterized protein isoform X2 codes for MGLLEGLFGGDRHSHSRGRPNKASGSAEAAAMAADANGAIPPLSSAAAAVVRRCARIAGVPVDQLLRRFDAEEQAGQPVDYARSVVEYCSYVALRVETRRHDHLGDREFHSLTYDMMLAWEAPDEETDAMFQRTAFSVLRDEDDDDGGSIFYSSPTQMAIQVDGRRTVGPEAFAKIAPACPAIAHPITARNLFDALTNSTGGRLHFLIYHKYLKKLDQVLSSAKSISGGHRAPDLQLSDGEVILDIYGTATTKPVLQHIGTSTWPGRLTLTNHALYFEAIGVDFSYSEAVVYDLARDSKQSVRRESTGPWGAHLFDKAVMYKSNSTEPVFFEFPQFKGHTRRDYWFAVIKEVLHAHKFIRKYRLGSFQKAEALSVATLGILRYRTVKEGFHILPAHFKTTLAFNLAEKLPKGDKILEAMYVQLKQHCPNFRGSQDFGQSSSDELMLADPFPLSAYSMVTMGLLTLKEEDNPEERDFAVRDVQIGGTSSMQMALERSVGYSGRVEAARATLDQVKVEDIDTNVAVLKELLYPLIEIGKRLLALAEWEEPFKSYVFLLCFLYMVYSGWIWFVFPGFLLGSTIFMLWNKHYGNMQSIGAFEITTPPPRRTVEQLLALQEAISQLEAHVQAGNIFLLKLRSLMFAAFPQSTNKVAVALVVAATAFTFMPLRTIVLLILLEVYTRQMPVRKKSSEKLVRRLREWWLRIPAAPVQLLKPQETRRWRSRLRSR; via the exons ATGGGTCTCCTTGAGGGGCTCTTTGGCGGCGACCGGCACAGCCACAGCAGGGGGAGGCCGAACAAGGCGAGCGGCAGCGCAGAGGCGGCCGCCATGGCGGCAGACGCGAACGGCGCCATCCCGCCCctctcgtccgccgccgccgccgttgtccGCCGATGCGCCAG GATCGCCGGCGTGCCGGTGGATCAGCTGCTCCGGCGGTTcgacgcggaggagcaggccggCCAGCCGGTGGACTACGCCAGGAGCGTCGTGGAGTACTGCTCCTACGTTGCCCTTCGCGTGGAGACCAGGCGCCATGACCACCTCGGCGACAGGGAGTTCCACTCGCTCACCTACGACATGATGCTCGCCTGGGAGGCGCCCGACGAGGAGACCGACGCCATGTTTCAG AGAACGGCTTTTAGTGTTCTCCGTGACGAGGATGACGATGACGGCGGATCCATTTTCTATTCAAGCCCAACGCAAATGGCCATTCAG GTCGATGGGAGGAGGACAGTTGGACCCGAGGCATTTGCCAAGATTGCTCCTGCCTGTCCTGCCATAGCACATCCCATCACCGCTCGTAACCTATTTGACGCGCTCACCAACTCAACCGGAGGACGGCTGCATTTCCTTATCTACCACAAGTACCTCAAAAAATTAGACCA GGTGCTCAGCTCTGCAAAAAGTATATCAGGGGGACACAGAGCTCCTGACCTTCAGCTCTCTGACGGCGAAGTAATCCTCGACATCTATGGTACTGCAACGACCAAGCCAGTTCTTCAGCATATCGGGACGTCCACATGGCCTG GAAGGCTCACACTGACGAATCACGCACTCTACTTTGAGGCTATTGGTGTTGATTTCTCATATAGCGAGGCTGTTGTGTATGATCTGGCAAGGGACTCGAAGCAGTCAGTAAGACGTGAGTCCACTGGGCCATGGGGTGCCCACCTCTTTGACAAAGCCGTCATGTACAAGTCTAACTCAAC TGAACCCGTCTTCTTTGAATTCCCACAATTCAAAGGCCACACTCGCCGGGACTATTGGTTTGCAGTTATCAAAGAAGTGTTGCACGCACATAAGTTCATCAGGAAGTATAGGCTTGGTAGTTTCCAAAAGGCAGAGGCTCTCTCTGTGGCGACATTAGGGATTCTGAGGTACCGCACTGTAAAAGAGGGCTTCCACATACTGCCAGCACATTTTAAGACCACCCTTGCCTTCAACTTAGCAGAGAAACTACCCAAAGGGGACAAAATTTTGGAGGCAATGTACGTACAGCTCAAGCAGCATTGCCCAAACTTCAGAGGAAGCCAGGATTTTGGTCAGAGCAGTTCTGATGAATTGATGCTTGCTgaccccttccctctttctGCGTATAGTATGGTGACGATGGGTTTGTTGACACTAAAAGAAGAGGACAATCCTGAGGAAAGGGATTTCGCAGTGCGAGATGTGCAGATTGGAGGAACTAGCTCAATGCAGATGGCTCTAGAGCGATCGGTTGGGTATTCGGGCAGAGTGGAAGCAGCAAGGGCCACGCTTGATCAGGTCAAAGTGGAAGACATAGACACTAATGTAGCTGTTCTAAAG GAACTACTATATCCTTTGATTGAAATAGGCAAAAGGTTGCTTGCTTTGGCCGAGTGGGAAGAGCCCTTTAAATCTTATGTCTTCTTGTTATGTTTCCTCTACATGGTATACAG TGGGTGGATCTGGTTTGTGTTTCCCGGATTTTTGCTTGGCTCTACTATCTTCATGCTATGGAACAAACATTATGGCAACATGCAGTCGATAGGAGCATTTGAGATCACAACGCCTCCTCCTCGAAGAACCGTGGAACAACTACTGGCTCTACAAGAGGCCATCTCGCAGCTGGAAGCACACGTGCAGGCTGGGAACATTTTTCTCCTTAAGCTCCGGTCCCTCATGTTTGCAGCATTTCCTCAG AGCACCAACAAAGTTGCAGTTGCGCTGGTTGTTGCGGCTACGGCATTCACGTTCATGCCACTAAGAACCATCGTTCTGCTTATTCTTCTAGAAGTATACACGAGACAGATGCCagtgaggaagaagagcagcgAGAAACTAGTGAGAAGGTTAAGGGAGTGGTGGCTTCGGATTCCAGCTGCACCTGTGCAACTTCTAAAGCCGCAGGAAACCAGGAGATGGAGATCGAGGTTGAGATCAAGATGA
- the LOC117847740 gene encoding NDR1/HIN1-like protein 6, with protein sequence MGDYHRIHPVTVGSPPPSAPPEQARGKKPSHDQLQLPVTAPAPDAPAPLPPPRRRRRHSRCCRCVCWTLLAVVILVVALGATAGILYLVFRPKIPNFKVDRLTVTRFDVNQTTMTVTDAFDVDVTATNPNKRIGIYYDGGEVTASFNGTQMCRGDFPALYQGHRTTVRPRISLAGETRLDSEVVGQLLQQQQAGFVPLTVSARVPIRIKFGAIKLWKMTGKADCNLVVDNLQAGTQLRIRSNSCSFKLKI encoded by the coding sequence ATGGGCGATTATCACAGGATCCACCCGGTGACGgtgggctcgccgccgccgtcggcgccgccggagcaggcACGAGGCAAGAAACCCAGCCATGACCAGCTGCAGCTGCCGgtcacggcgccggcgccggacgcGCCCGCGCCActgcccccgccgcggcgccgcaggCGGCACAGCCGGTGCTGCCGGTGCGTGTGCTGGACCCTGCTCGCCGTCGTCATCCTCGTCGTTGCGCTCGGCGCCACGGCGGGCATCCTGTACCTCGTGTTCAGGCCCAAGATCCCAAACTTCAAGGTGGACCGGCTCACGGTCACCCGGTTCGACGTGAACCAGACGACGATGACGGTGACCGACGCGTTCGACGTCGACGTGACGGCCACCAACCCCAACAAGCGCATCGGCATCTActacgacggcggcgaggtcacCGCGTCCTTCAACGGCACGCAGATGTGCCGCGGCGACTTCCCCGCGCTGTACCAGGGCCACCGGACCACCGTGCGGCCACGCATCTCGCTCGCCGGGGAGACGAGGCTGGACAGTGAAGTCGTAGGGCAGCTACTGCAGCAACAGCAAGCCGGGTTTGTGCCACTGACGGTGAGTGCCCGCGTGCCGATCCGCATAAAATTTGGAGCCATCAAGCTATGGAAGATGACGGGGAAGGCTGATTGCAACTTGGTGGTTGATAATCTTCAGGCAGGCACTCAACTTCGCATCCGATCCAATAGTTGCAGTTTTAAGCTTAAGATCTAG